A stretch of DNA from Carya illinoinensis cultivar Pawnee chromosome 12, C.illinoinensisPawnee_v1, whole genome shotgun sequence:
GGCCaaattgataaaaagaattatCGGAAAGAACTTCCCTGTTTTATCCTTCCCTGTCTCAGTTATTCTACTGCTTAGTAGTTCACCTTTACATTCACTCCTAGATTTTTTTCTCACAAGAAGCAAGTGAGATATTGTTTAAGatgtttgaatttattatttggaCGCTTGAGCATATCCAATAGAAAAAACTTGCTAATCAGGATTAAATGTGATCAGCTGTGGATAATGAAGTTCACAATCGTATTAGTCAACTTTCTTTGTGGAGGGTTTGTTTTGTAGCCATTCAAGTTATGGTAAAATTGTTCCCAGTTGAAATAAATGGCATTCAGCAATTTCCCCATGTTTATAAACGAAATCACTGCAGGCTCTATCTTTTTTTGGGTCATAAGATGCTAACTTGTTGCGTGCAGAGTGTAGGCTGCTATTTTATTTGATCTAGTTCTTCTAATCAAGTTACATTTGGATATACAACCTCATGGTATAATAATATCTATTCCTGCTATATACATCCTGTGCTGGACTATCCCTTTTATAAAATTAGTGATATTTAGATCTTCTGGTAGGGCTCTTAAGCGTGTGTGTATGTGTTTTGGCTGTGATTTTAAGAGTGAAAAAGTTTATCACTTTGTATTCTTTGTTATGTTTCTGAAGAAAAATAGGATCTCTCTTTTCATCTATAATAACGTTTCTATCTTTACGCAGAGAATGATGCCTGCAACTTATCATCGTACTCACAGCCGCACCCTTCCACCACCTGATCAAGGTAATGAAGACAATTAGTATCTGCTGATTTTCCTCATCGTTTCATTTTGGGGcttctcttatttattttttgatggggCTTTTTAGACCCTTACCTTCATTTCACATGCATTATGACAATTGTGGCTGTTGTGCTGTCAAGTATTCTCTGTTAATGACATCAAATAAACAAAAGTATCCGTATCTGACAATAAGGAACTGACttgtctgaaacttattctGCAGTGATAACTACTGAAGCCAAAAATATCCTTTTGAGACACATCTATCGGAGTGCTGAAGAAGAGAATGATGTAACAAGTTCTTCATCTCATATCTAATATCTAAGTACACACACATGACATGATGCAACAAGTTCTTCATCTCATACTC
This window harbors:
- the LOC122290289 gene encoding DET1- and DDB1-associated protein 1-like isoform X2; the encoded protein is MGSMLGDWPSCDPHNFSKLRRADPSIPSRMMPATYHRTHSRTLPPPDQVITTEAKNILLRHIYRSAEEENDVTSSSSHI